The genomic segment GCTGGCCGATATCTGCGGCACTAAGCTGATAACTATCCCCGGTTGCCCCCGCTATGGGCTGACCATTTATCTCCCACTGATAGCTAAAATCTCCCAGGCCATCGGCATCGGTTAAGTTATGGCTGAGGGTCATGGTCTGACCAATCCCAACCTGACCGACTATGCTCACACTCCCCTGGGGAAGATCATTGATATTGGCGATCTCTGCGGTCGCGCCACTATAGAAGGTTCCCTCATCTGTGCCCTGATCATCGGTATAGCTCACCGCAACTCTGAGAGTTTTCCCCACATCCTGGTCGGTGGGGTTATAGGTTGCGGCATTCGCTCCCGCAATATCCTCCCAACCGGCACGAGCCAGGCCGGGCTCAAAGCGCTGCCATTGATAAGCCACAATGCTGATGCCATCCTGATCGCTGAGGCTGCTGAGATCCGCCTGCAGAGCACCATCTTCGATGGACTCCCCGGTGATCTGTGGACTACCAACCGGCAGATCGTTCACATTCGCAATGGCTCCGCTGCTATCGCTATAGATGGGTCCCTCACGACTGTCTCGATCATCGGTATAGCTCACCCCAACCCGGATCTCCTTCCCTGCATCCAGATCGCCCAGCAGATAGCTACTGGTGGTGGCCCCACTAATGTCAGACCATACCCCGGCTGAGAGTCGCTGCCACTGGTAGCTGAACACGGCACCACTGATACCATCAATATCCGTGATGCCAGCGGCATCGACGCTCAGGGTTTGATCTTCACGGGGGGCGCCACTGATGGCGGGTTGACCCGATGGCAGATCATTGGTATTCGCCACCATCTCACTGGCAGGGCTATACAGGGGTCCCTCAAAAGTCCCCTGATCATCGTTGTAGGTCAGCTCCAGGCGGATTTGTGAACCGATATCCTGACTGGTCAGGGTATAACTGCTATTTTTGGCCCCCAGTATTGATTGCCAGCTGGCCCCATCATAGCGCTGCCACTGGTAGAAAAATCCGGCCGAGGTGCCATCGGCATCTGTGAGAGTGCTGGTATCGGCAAACAGCTCCTTGTATTCAGCAAGGGTACCGGTAAAGGATACCGATCCCTGAGGCGAGTCATTGACATTAGCAACCATGGCTGTTGCTGCACTGTAGAGGGTCTCCCGGGTTCCCTGACCATCGGTGTACCAGACCTTGACCCGGATCTCTTTATCCACATCGGCATCATCCAGGATATAGTTCTCACCGGTTGCTCCGCTAATATCAGTCCAACTTGCCCCTATCAGATGCTGCCACTGATAGTTAAAGCTACCCAGTCCGTCGATATCGGCGATGGAGGAGGTCACGGCGCTGAGGGTTTGATCTTCAGTCGCTGTTCCACTAATCGTGGGTAGCCCCGTTGGGTCGTCATTCAGATTGGCAACCGCGGCTGTTGCCACGCTGTAGAGCGGCCCCTCGCCCACCCCGGTGTCGTCATTAAAGGTGACCGCTACCCTGAGCTTAAGGCCGACATCGGCATCCCCCAGAGTATAATTTTGGCTGGTAGCACCACTAACATCCGTCCAGCTCACCCCGTCAAAACGCTGCCATTGGTAGCTAAACACCGAGGTTGCTGTGCCGTCGGGATCACTAACACCCGAGGTTACTGCGGTTAAGGTTTGATCCTCGGTCGCTGTGCCAGTGATGGTCGGAGCGCCAGAGGCCGGGTCATTAATATTGGCGATGGTAGCGCTGGCAGCACTGTAGACAGGACCCTCGGCGGAGTCATAATCATCGACGTAGCTCACCCCAAGGCGAACCTGCCTGCCCACATCGGCATCGTCCAGGGTATAACTGATGCCCGTAGCACCACTGATATCATTCCAATTGGCGCCATCGTAGCGCTGCCACTGATAACTAAATACCGCTCCGCTCATCCCATCGGGGTCGGATATACCCGAAGTGTCACCGGTGAGGATTTGATCTTCGGTTGCGCTACCAAAGAGAGTCGGTACCCCGGTTGGGGCATCATTGAAATTCGCGACACTGCCGCTGGAAGCACTATACAGGGGACCCTCTGCGGTTCCCCAATCATCGGTATACTCAACCTTGACCCGGACCTCCTTGTCCACATCGGCATCATCCAGGGTATAGGCATTATCGGTTTCTCCGCCGATATCAGACCAATTCACGCCATCATAACGCTGCCATTGATAGGTAAATGCACCACTGATCCCATCGACATCCACAATTGTGGAGTTGTCCACCGACAGGGTCTGATCTTCCTGAACTGTCCCCACCAGACTCGGTGCTCCTGTCGGCAGATCGTTAAGGTTATCTATGGTGCCGGTTTGCAAGCTATAGATGGGGCCTTCAGCAAACCCTCTGTCATCGGTAAAGCTCACCCCGACTCTGAGCTGCTTGCCGACATCATTATCACCCAGCAGGTAGGTCGATGCGGTGGCTCCGGAGATATCGGTCCAAACACTGGCCTCAAAACGTTGCCACTGGTAGCTAAAGCTGCCTGAGATCCCATCGGGATCGCTCAGCCCGGATGTTCCGGCGGTCAGAGTTTTATCCTCCAGAGTCACGCCACTAATGTCAGGAAGTCCGGTCGCCGGATTGTTGCCATAAATCAGGGCCAGTGCTTCGGGAGACTCGGCCGCACTGTCCAGGCCAATCTCACTCCCATCAAACAGCATGGCTGCATCCAGATTGGTGGAAGCGCCGGTTCCCTGCAGCTGTAGCAGCAGGAGATCATTGGCCTGAGCATCGGCCAGATTGTTATTCCCCACAAAATCATCATAGGCATTGAGGGATACCACCAGCTCTCCCTTCTTGAGCGTAATCCCTCCCACACTATGATCTTGCTGTACCAATTCCACACCACGAATACCCGAATCAATATTGGCCATCGTGCCATCGATAAACAGCTGCTGCCCTGTCACAGAGGTTGATCCACTCAAGGCTCCAGCAATGGTTCCCCTCCAGATATCCTCACCGGCCAATGCCTTGGAGTTATACAAAAAGTCACCCGGATTAAGGGTGGCCCCCGCCACCGTTGTGGTCTGCTCCACCAGGGCAAAATCTTTGAGATCGTCCGCAACCGGATTCTCTAACAGGAGGGTAAAGGTGCCGCTGCTGTAGTCACCGCTGTTGGTGGGGCGAAACAGCACCATATCGGCACTAGTCACTGTTAGTCCGGAGAAATCCTCAGTCGCATCGGTGGAGAATAAAATATCCCCGGCCTGAAGATCATAGGTGTCAGCCCCTTGCCCTACGGTCAGATCCCAGGTCACCATATGCAGGCCATCCAGGGTCAGATCCCCATCTGTGGCATGGGAGGAGAGATCCAAAAATGAGTTGAGGGTGCCGGTTGAGGGATCGGTTGCCAGAGCCAGGTTGGGATCGGTCAGGTTTAGCACCTCACCACTGCCCCAGCTGGTGAGGCTAGTGACCCCACTTGGAGATGCAACATCGGCAGCCGTCGCCAGGATAAAGCCATTTTGCGGCGGTGAAACCAGCAGCTGCTGCCACTGGCTGGCCGAGTCTTGACTAAAGAGCTCCCGAGTTTCTATATTGCCGTAATGGTATTCAAGGCTCCAGTCGCCTCCAAGCTCGGTACTTCCGGTGAGATCCTCACTGGCCGCTACATCCGCTCCGGTTAGCTCAGACAGCTCTGTCAGCAATACCTGTCCCTGGGCATTTGCAGCCAGGTTACAGCCGTAAATCAGGATGTCGGCCTCTTCACTGAGACCGGCTTGCCAATTCACAAGCTGCTGCTGATAACCGGGCAGACTCGAACTATTCAGCGCTGCATCCCCCAGGGTCAGCTGGCCCGGACTGCCGTGGCTAATCAGGTGCAGGGCCTGAATATTGTCAAACTGTGCCAGGGTATCGCTGATGAGCTCGACCCCATCGCCCTCCAGCATGATGGTCAAAAGCTCACCCTGACGATCTTTCTCAATGCTATCGAGCAGGATCTGGTAGTCAGCCACCGAAACGTCCACGAACACAAGCTCACGAATTTCGGAATACGCAGAGAGTGCAAGGAGCGAAGTATCAGGCTCCAGAGAGTCGCTCTCAAGAAGTGGCTGGGGTGTGCCTTGAGGATCTTCCTCCCCGGAGGGAAGATCCCGGGTCACTAAAGAGCTCAGCAGGGGATCGATATCTGAGGTTTGAGAGAGTTCGGGCTGGAGCTCGGTTGCCGCCGCTCCCACCCCTATGGGATCGGCCGAGAGCAGCAGCCGCTCTTCCAGGCGCTCCAGCCAGTAGGGAGTTTGAAACTCTTTGGGAGCTCGTTTATCTGTGGATCCTTTCACCCTGCCTCCTTCACCCCTTAACCGATAAGATCCCGGGGCCAAGCTTAAGGATCTGCTGATAAATGCTCACCGTCTCAGGCAAACGGCCATCTCCATAGTAAGTTGTCTGCTCCACATCATGGCTGTTGGTTTGGGGACTAAACTGTAGGGCACACTTCACCCCAGCCGGGATCCTGTGCTCGGGATTCGGCAGAATCAGATGCACCCCAAAGGAGCCGCTTCCCACATCACCAATTCGATCCACCGAGCTGACCCTGGCATACAGGGGCTCCGAGTTGCTATTTTCCGGATGCACCTGGGCCTGCATCCCGGGTTTGATCTGGCCGTAAAAACGCATCGGCACTATGGTTTCGACCTTGAGGACATCCAGATTGACGATCCTGACCACAGGCTGCTCCTCGACGTATTCACCTACCGACTTGAGGCGGCGATGGATCACCCCATCAATGGGTGAAGTCAGGGTCTTTTGTGCCAGCTGTGCCATCGAGCGCTTGAGTTCAAGTTGGCGGATCTGCTGAAGCTCAACCGCCTGCTTCAAGGCACCCGAAGAGAGATCCACATCGCGATCGCTCTGCTCTTTATCGTGCTCCGACACCAGTTTTCTCTGAAACAAACGGCTAAAGCGTTGCTGGCTTCGCCTGTCATAGCTGAGATTGGCCTGACCTATCTCGACCTCGGATTCGATTTTGGCGCGGGCCTGGGCCAGCTCAACGGTCGCCTTTTCGACGCGAGCATCCAGGAGGGCCACCACATCACCGGCCTTAACCTCCTGACCACGCTCCACCAAGATGGAGCTGATCACCCCGGAAACCGGACTACTAAGATCGATCTCATGTTGTGGCAACAGCACACAGTCCATTGCCGGCAGCTCTTCTGCACACAGAGGGAGTGCACAGATGCTCAACAATAATCCCTGATATAGCTTTCTCACACTTCACTCCTTGCTGTATCGCGATGCCTTTAACTCAGCAGCCAAGCTCTCGTTAAACAACCCCCTGATCCCACCAGCCCTGTAAAGCCCCATGGATCATCTGCGCCAGGCTCCGGGGTGGGTGCTCAAAACGTATGGTCACATGCCGTCCCAGATAACGCCTTCCCTTGACCTGTGGAAGCTCCAGATTAAACAGGAACATGGGGGCCAACAGCCGGGTGCCGGAGCTATCCCGGGTATCCACCCGAATATCTCCCCCAGCCAGGGAGCCAAGCAGGGGGGTCGGCAAAACATCTGTAGCCTGGGGCACCTCGTGGATCCTTGCGACCTTTGTCTCGGGACCTGTCCCCGAATGAAAGCGTACCCTGGCCGAATGCAGTTGCCCGCGGATCTGTTGCGCGACAGGCGCCGGAAGCAGGGTTTGGATCTCAACCGTTTGCAGATTGTCGACATAGCCCACGGCCGTCCCCTGTTTCAGATAGCGCCCCTGCAGATCCCTGATCCCATGAATATTAAGATAGCCACTTCGCCGGGCTTTGAGGGTCAATCCCTGGATCCGTTGACGGTTATCAGCAAGCTCGGTGTGGAGCTTGCGAAGCTTTTCCTGTTGCAGCTGGGACTTTGCAGGCTCAGAGACCAGGTAGCGGCTTCGCTCGTTGCGAGCCCTGGTTAACTGCAGCTCGAGTTTCTGCTGGCGGACTCTCAACTCCGGATTATCTAAAGCCAGCAGAGATTCTCCTTCCTCAACCCACTGCCCATTCTTCACATAGATGGCCTTCACAAAACCTGAGCTTTTCAAGCGTAGCTGGGCATCCTGGTGCAGAGTAACCACCCCATGGGCGTGGGTCGAAGTTTTAAACGGCGTAAAGAAAAGCGCCCCTCCCAAAAAAATACAGAGCATAAAACCGAGCGAACATCGGATCTTCACCCCCTGCTCTGCTCCCTTGCGAAGGGCGATAAAACAGAACTTCAGAAGGGGCCAGCCAATCTGCAGCACTAACGCCCACAGGGCCAAGGTCAGCCCCAGCCAAAACCAGAATGTACTGACATACAGGGCAATCGACAGGCTTAGGAATATCCGGTAAATAATGGCTGACACCCCATACCCGAGCAGCCAGCCCTTCTCACCGGGCAACAGGGAGAGCGCATCCAAGCGAATACCAAACAGATACTTGAGGCTCTGCTGCTGCAGATAATCTTTCGATCGGGTTGCCAGGTTCTGCAGACCCAACCACTCGGACAGCAGGTAATATCCATCAAACTTAAGCAGCGGGTTGGCGTTAAACAAAACCGTTGAAACGCCCCCAATGAGAGCCAGATCAAAGCCGATATCCCTGAGTAGCAGTGAATCACTCCCCAGCCACAGCCCGAGGCCGATACAGGCGATCACAAGCTCGGCCAGCACCCCGGCTGCCGCCACCAGCATCCTCTGATATTTTTGAGAAAAACGAACACTGTGTGAGGCATTCACATAGGGGATCGGCATAAAGATAAGCAGTAGCAGCCCGGCTTCGGGTACCTCTCCCCCCAGCGGCGCAGCGCCATTACATGGGCCAGTTCATGAAACAGTTTCAAAAACGGGTAGAGTCCCCACAGCCACAACAAGTTGAGAGGATCAT from the Dongshaea marina genome contains:
- a CDS encoding efflux RND transporter periplasmic adaptor subunit translates to MPIPYVNASHSVRFSQKYQRMLVAAAGVLAELVIACIGLGLWLGSDSLLLRDIGFDLALIGGVSTVLFNANPLLKFDGYYLLSEWLGLQNLATRSKDYLQQQSLKYLFGIRLDALSLLPGEKGWLLGYGVSAIIYRIFLSLSIALYVSTFWFWLGLTLALWALVLQIGWPLLKFCFIALRKGAEQGVKIRCSLGFMLCIFLGGALFFTPFKTSTHAHGVVTLHQDAQLRLKSSGFVKAIYVKNGQWVEEGESLLALDNPELRVRQQKLELQLTRARNERSRYLVSEPAKSQLQQEKLRKLHTELADNRQRIQGLTLKARRSGYLNIHGIRDLQGRYLKQGTAVGYVDNLQTVEIQTLLPAPVAQQIRGQLHSARVRFHSGTGPETKVARIHEVPQATDVLPTPLLGSLAGGDIRVDTRDSSGTRLLAPMFLFNLELPQVKGRRYLGRHVTIRFEHPPRSLAQMIHGALQGWWDQGVV
- a CDS encoding efflux RND transporter periplasmic adaptor subunit, whose translation is MRKLYQGLLLSICALPLCAEELPAMDCVLLPQHEIDLSSPVSGVISSILVERGQEVKAGDVVALLDARVEKATVELAQARAKIESEVEIGQANLSYDRRSQQRFSRLFQRKLVSEHDKEQSDRDVDLSSGALKQAVELQQIRQLELKRSMAQLAQKTLTSPIDGVIHRRLKSVGEYVEEQPVVRIVNLDVLKVETIVPMRFYGQIKPGMQAQVHPENSNSEPLYARVSSVDRIGDVGSGSFGVHLILPNPEHRIPAGVKCALQFSPQTNSHDVEQTTYYGDGRLPETVSIYQQILKLGPGILSVKG
- a CDS encoding DUF4347 domain-containing protein; protein product: MKGSTDKRAPKEFQTPYWLERLEERLLLSADPIGVGAAATELQPELSQTSDIDPLLSSLVTRDLPSGEEDPQGTPQPLLESDSLEPDTSLLALSAYSEIRELVFVDVSVADYQILLDSIEKDRQGELLTIMLEGDGVELISDTLAQFDNIQALHLISHGSPGQLTLGDAALNSSSLPGYQQQLVNWQAGLSEEADILIYGCNLAANAQGQVLLTELSELTGADVAASEDLTGSTELGGDWSLEYHYGNIETRELFSQDSASQWQQLLVSPPQNGFILATAADVASPSGVTSLTSWGSGEVLNLTDPNLALATDPSTGTLNSFLDLSSHATDGDLTLDGLHMVTWDLTVGQGADTYDLQAGDILFSTDATEDFSGLTVTSADMVLFRPTNSGDYSSGTFTLLLENPVADDLKDFALVEQTTTVAGATLNPGDFLYNSKALAGEDIWRGTIAGALSGSTSVTGQQLFIDGTMANIDSGIRGVELVQQDHSVGGITLKKGELVVSLNAYDDFVGNNNLADAQANDLLLLQLQGTGASTNLDAAMLFDGSEIGLDSAAESPEALALIYGNNPATGLPDISGVTLEDKTLTAGTSGLSDPDGISGSFSYQWQRFEASVWTDISGATASTYLLGDNDVGKQLRVGVSFTDDRGFAEGPIYSLQTGTIDNLNDLPTGAPSLVGTVQEDQTLSVDNSTIVDVDGISGAFTYQWQRYDGVNWSDIGGETDNAYTLDDADVDKEVRVKVEYTDDWGTAEGPLYSASSGSVANFNDAPTGVPTLFGSATEDQILTGDTSGISDPDGMSGAVFSYQWQRYDGANWNDISGATGISYTLDDADVGRQVRLGVSYVDDYDSAEGPVYSAASATIANINDPASGAPTITGTATEDQTLTAVTSGVSDPDGTATSVFSYQWQRFDGVSWTDVSGATSQNYTLGDADVGLKLRVAVTFNDDTGVGEGPLYSVATAAVANLNDDPTGLPTISGTATEDQTLSAVTSSIADIDGLGSFNYQWQHLIGASWTDISGATGENYILDDADVDKEIRVKVWYTDGQGTRETLYSAATAMVANVNDSPQGSVSFTGTLAEYKELFADTSTLTDADGTSAGFFYQWQRYDGASWQSILGAKNSSYTLTSQDIGSQIRLELTYNDDQGTFEGPLYSPASEMVANTNDLPSGQPAISGAPREDQTLSVDAAGITDIDGISGAVFSYQWQRLSAGVWSDISGATTSSYLLGDLDAGKEIRVGVSYTDDRDSREGPIYSDSSGAIANVNDLPVGSPQITGESIEDGALQADLSSLSDQDGISIVAYQWQRFEPGLARAGWEDIAGANAATYNPTDQDVGKTLRVAVSYTDDQGTDEGTFYSGATAEIANINDLPQGSVSIVGQVGIGQTMTLSHNLTDADGLGDFSYQWEINGQPIAGATGDSYQLSAADIGQQLTVTLSYQDQRGTAEAVTSSPLSLVVTPIPTPIALVQQEAEVAEEDESTEESLDESEALLADEAQDDIPVMADSGEFDNLIANAISPFSLSQLTHQVADSLVQDELQSRGQESDSEVGVTVKRDLFTTTTFSRLLSSKLAPLALYDSSDFIHGLNDLNERAQQSMKVETTLIGGSIALSTGLSIGYVIWLARSGVLLSTVLSSLPAWRFIDPLPILSHSADLSEEKTPEEQERLQDIVADHQKPDETPDQDTAAEDKTRDG